AATATTGCTGGTGAGGAAGTGAAAATTAGTGATTTCCTAACCAAGGGTTTAACAATTATCTCGTTCTATCGCGGTGGTTGGTGTCCCTATTGCAATATGGAGTTGCGGGCTTTGCAGCAATATTTGCCCCAGTTCCAAGCACTAGGCGCAGAACTGGTGGCGATCACGCCGGAAACCCCAGATAACTCCCTGACTACCACCGAGAAAAATGAGCTTAGCTTCGCGGTGCTGAGTGATGTAGGTAATAAGATCGCCCGTCAATTTGGTTTGGTCTTTGTGCTGCCAGAATATCTACGCTCAGTATATGAAAAGTTTGGCATTGATCTACCCGCTTACAATGGCGATCAAACCTTTGAATTGCCTGTGCCTGCTACCTATGTGGTCGATCGTGAGGGCAAAATCATTCATGCCTATGCCAATATTGACTATACTCAGCGCCTCGATCCGGAGGTGATTTTAGGTGTCCTTCAGCAAGCGGCAGCCACCATTTAAGTTCTAAGTCAGAGTTTGCTTCTGGCTAGCTAAAATAAACTTAGTTATTGCAGGACTTACGCAGCAAAATTAATAGTTAGCGCAGTGCAACAGTGGATTATCCTAGCAGTTAAATTTTGGCACCACGATAACGAATTTCTCGCCGCATCGCATAATTCTGGGCAAACTTAGGAATGTCACCCCGATGTCCCATCACCACCACCGTATCGCCAGGGTAGACAAG
The sequence above is a segment of the Pseudanabaena sp. PCC 7367 genome. Coding sequences within it:
- a CDS encoding peroxiredoxin-like family protein — translated: MSLTTDLANIKASFRDGRDPEILAKMDRATEELGESGIVDRSLKVGDRIPAFSLPNIAGEEVKISDFLTKGLTIISFYRGGWCPYCNMELRALQQYLPQFQALGAELVAITPETPDNSLTTTEKNELSFAVLSDVGNKIARQFGLVFVLPEYLRSVYEKFGIDLPAYNGDQTFELPVPATYVVDREGKIIHAYANIDYTQRLDPEVILGVLQQAAATI